ACATTTCTATCTTCCATTCTAACCTCTTCCCAGTTCCTTGCAGATGAGCTATATATTCTGTTAAAATTTTCAAGATTATTATCGCTTTTTTCTTTAGCTAAATTTCTAAAATTTCTCTCATTCTTTGGATATACACCTCGGCCGTATTGCTGAGAAACAGCGAAATCATACATTGCATACTCATCAATGTTAGAATCAAGAAATTCATTGATAAGTCTAACTTGCTTTAACTCATTTTTGGGAAAATTCACTTGATCAAAAGATATGTATCTATTTTTATACCTTTCTATCAGAAAATTAGATTCTTCATTCAGATGAGATTCCACAAATTTTCTATAAAGAATAGTATCATTAGTAAAAAAATCAGGAACAGCTGAAAAACTTCGTGAATCAACATTGGATTTAAAAGATGCTGAAACCATAATTAGAAATGGATAAATCATGGTAATCGATCCAGCAATTAAAACAAAGTGTATTAACGAGTTTAAAAATTTAATTTTAAATGATCTGTTTCCTACTTTACCAATTATCGGCATCTATCGCTCCTTATTTTCCGGTCATTTTAAATTCCATTTTTGAGATTTTCTTAAGCTGAATAACAGTAAAACCAATCATCAACATTCCAAGCATCCAAGCCATAGTTGTTGCTATACCAAAGTTTAGATACAAATAAGCTTTTTCAAAAATCAAGAGATCAGCCACTTTTGTTGCTTCGTTTGGACCACCAAAAGTCATAACTAGTATGAAATCACTTTGTTGTGAAGCTGCAATAAATGCTGCTATGAACTGAATTATTAATAATGCCTTTAGATTTGGAAAAACGATATGTCTAATCTTTCCAAAGAAAGATGCTCCATCAATATCAGCTGCTTCATACAACTCATCAGGTATTCCTTTTAGTGCTGCAAGATAAATGAGACAGCCAGGTCCTACTCCAGCCCATATGGTTGGAATAATTGTGCAGATCATTGCAATTGATTCATCTTTTATCCAGCGACTTTTTTCAAACCCAAGAGACATCAAAATTTGATTTAAACCTCCAAAGTCAGAAGGATCATAGAGAAGCTTCCAGAGGTAAATAACAATAACGCCACTAATTACAGCTGGAAGATAATAAATAATTCGATAGATAAGCTTTCCTCTTGAGACTTCCTGTAAAAGAATGGCAAGTATAACTGGAGGAAAAAATCCCAGAGTAAGTGAAATAAACATATAATACAGTGTCCTTCCTAAAGAAGCCCACCATACAGGATCAAACAAAACATCGGCAAAATTTTGTAATCCAATAAATTCTGAATCACCAACAAGTCTATAGTTTTGGAATGCCATCGCAGAGCCCATAACCATAGGAACATATTTCCAGGCTAAAATAGAAAGAATTGCAGGAATAAGCATTAATGCTCCGTAGAATTTAGTGGAGCTCTTCTTTTTATGACCAATTTCTCCTTTATGCTCAGGAGTAAAAATTTTCCATACTCTATAAATTGAAAATGTAAAAAGTGAAAAGACTATTATAGCTACTAACACCGCTATTCTGCTCCTCTTAATTCGATCCTCATCACTAATTTTACCGATCATTTTTTCGTTCGTTCTTTCAACAGCACCTTTTAAAATTTTAGAGATATTTTCTCTTTTCTCATTTTCATTTGATCCAAGCTGATTTTTCTCTTCTAGCGATATACACTCATCCAGAGGATATGTCATATACTCATAAACTTTTTGACAATTTTTTCCGAATGGTTCTGGTTTACCATTTTTTAGAGCTTCTTCGAAGGTTTCAATCCATCCTTCAGGAGAATATTTTAAATATTCTTCATAACCATATTTTTTCAGGTATAGAGGGTTTTGCAATCTACCAAAACCAGATTCAATCATTACTTTCAATCGAATTCTTCTAGCCTCTTCGGAATCATAAAACTTAATATATTTCCAGGCAGCTTCACGAACTATTTTTGGATCTCTATCTCCTAAACCACCATTGTTTATTATACCAGCTCCTGAAAAGATGCCCATCATTCTACAATTTAATTCCGATCCTCTTTGTCCTGTTGGTCCATAAGGAGGTGGTGCTACACCGTATAGATTTGGGTCCAAATTTCCACCAAGACTTTTTTCATTCATATAGTCCATTCTCATACCAACGGAACCATCATCCCACATCTTCCACCAATTTCCATCTCTAATCACAAAACCTTGTTGTTTTGTACCATTTTTATCAACCCATTTAGTTGTAATCAGCTTCAAATAAAAATCCATTGCCGAAACAGCTGCTGAATCATCGAAAGAGGCATACCACTCATTAGTTTCTTTATCATATTTTACGGCATCTCCACCAGCACTCCAAAGATAGGTCATCCAATCATATGCAGCCTGAGGACCACTTGCCAATGCTAAACCATATGTCATTTTAGAAGGGTCTGTTATTTGTCTGGAAAATGATAGTAATTCATCCCAATTTTTTGGAGGTTTTTCTGGATCTAAGCCAGATTTTGCGAATAGATCTTTTCTCCACATAAAAACACGGACTAAAATTTCGTATGGCAGTGCCCAAGTCTTAATCTGATTTCCAGGCCCTTCTCTTCTAATAACCTGCCACACGGGTTCTGGCACTCTATCACTCAGTTCATTTTCTTTCATTTCTGAAACAAATTCATCCAGTGGGTACAAGAAATTATTTCTTATATATGTATCCGATTGCCTAAAGTTTACGTATAGAATATCTGGAGCTACACCTCCTGCTATGGCTAAAAGAGGTCCGGTATCCATACCAATTCCTTCCATATCAATACCAGAAAAGGCCTTAAGCTCAATGTTTGGATGCTCGTTTTTGAAGGCCTCAACTACTGCAAGTTCAGCCTTTGAGTATGGATCAGTTTTTCTAGAATCTGGTAATTCAAACACCTTAAGTATTATTTTTTCATTAGTTAAACTATTTCCCATCAAATTACCGAGAACCATCATAATGATTAAAAATAATATTTTAAATAAATTCATGTGAGCATCCCTGTAGAATTTTCTGTATTTTCAGCAGAAAATAGTGTATTTTTTATCTAATAAGCAAATTAAAAAAAAATGGAAAATTTGAACTAACAATTCCAGGGAAATAAAATGAAAGTACTAACTTTGGATGCAGGTGGAACAAACCTCGTCTTTAACGCTGTAGAAAACGGAAAAGTATTAGAATACAGTTATAATTTGAAAACTAAAAGCGATAATTTGGATAATCTAATAAATAAGATTATTGATGGGTTTACAATTTTAATTAAAGAAACAGGTCTTGATCCAGATGCCATTAGCTTCTGTTTCCCAGGACCAGCCGATTACAAAAATGGAATTATTGGAGATTTGGAAAATTTACCTTTTTTCAGAGGTGGAATTCCTCTGAAACAGATACTTGAAAACTATTTTAATGTCCCTGTATTTATAAATAATGATGGCGATATGTTTGCCCTTGGTGAAGCTCATTTTGGTTTTTTGAAAAAAGTAAATGATTTCTTGGAAGAGAACAATAATCCCAAAAGATATGAAAGTCTTTTAGGAGTAACTTTCGGAACTGGATTCGGCGGAGGGATTATTTATAAAATGAAACTTTTCGAAGGAGCAAACTCAGCTCAGGGTGAAATTAATAGAATGAGATCATATTCATATGACAACGAGAGTATAGAAGAAGAGATTAGTAAAAGAGGGCTTGTTAGAATATTTTCAATATTAAGTGGTATTTCTGACGAAAATCTTACCCCAAAAAAAATAGCTAATTATGCATTGAACAATGACAAATTTACAGATTGTGCAATTGAAAGTTACAAATTGTTTGGTAAAGCAGCTGGAGAAGCCATTGCTAATGCTGTTACTTTGCTTGATTGTCCAGTTGTAATTGGTGGAGGATTATCAAAATCTCATTCTCTTTTTTTACCATCCTTAGTAGATGCCATGAATAGTTCATATGAAACAAACGGTAAACTTGTTTCAAGAATGGAGATTAGAGCAATTAACTTTGAATCTGATTATCACCAAAGAGAAATGATTGAAAGTATACCAGTTAAGATACCTATACCTAAAAGTAATGATTTTGTTTACTATACAAAAGATCGTTTTATACCTGTGGGTGTAGCTAAACTTGACACTTCAATTGCTGTCGCTTTAGGGTGTTATATTTTTGCAATGGATATGTTAAAACAATAAAAGGGTAAATTTAGAAATTCATCTCCGAATCAATAGAAACATTTCAAATGAAATTTCTTATTTGACACCTTAAAGTATTAGTTTATATTAGTTTAAATCGATGATATCTATCATAAATTAAATGGAGATGAAATGAAAATTGTTTTCATGTTGCTTTTACTAGTCTCAGCTCTTTATTCTCAGAGTCTTGAGATCAGTTTTACTAATCCTGGAGTTGATAATTTTACTACTCAAACAGGTCACTTAATTGCAGATCCATCATCTGCATCTGATTTTAAAAGTATTGTCAAACAACAATCAGAGTCTGAAGCGAGCGAAAAATCCAATTTCGGAATTGGTGTGGAAACTTTTGTGAACGAAGATGTAAAGTATGTCACAATACCTCTTCAATATACAATTTCAAATTTTGTATTGAAAGCTGAAGTTCCATATATCTTCAATAAAAAGCTTAATTATTTCGAAGATAGTGCTGAAGCTTCAGGAATAGGTGATATACGATTCAGTATTTCTTATAATACATTGTTTAATGAGATTTTTTTCTCGATAACCCCTGGAATCAAATTCCCTACAGGAGATTATGATAGCACTGACGGAAATCTGTTGGTTCCACTGGGTACAGGATCTATGGACTATACTTTTTCAATTCATCTTTTGAAAGATTTTACTGAAACATTTGGTTTAGAAGGAGGATTCTTTACAAAGTTTAATGGAACTTCAGAAAAGAAAGCCGAAATTATCAATGAAGAAGATCCTGCTCAAAATCAGATAATTGATTATGAGATTACTAATGGAGCTATTTTCAAATTTGATGTTTGTGGAAACTACTATTTCATGGATAATATGACTTTCGCATTGAATACAGGGTTAACTGTAATGACAGAAGGATCTAAAGATAAAACCATAACTTACACTGATGGTTCATCAGATAAATTGACCGATCTTTCCAATGAACAAGATGGTTTATATTTGGATATTTCACCGTATATAACCTATAGATTTTTAAGATTAAATCTTACTGCTGGTGTATCTATACCAGTATTTACACAGCGTAATGATAATAATACTGAAGATGATAGAACAATTAGTTTATTTACTAAAATCAATTTCTAGGAGTGTATGATGAAATATATTTTTCTTTTTGCATCTTTACTTTTGATCTTTGTTTCATGTCAAAAAGAGGATGCAATTTTCACAAGCAAAAGCTACAGTGCTGAATTTATCCTAAAATTTGAAAAAGGGGTTGATTTATCAGAATCAAGAACTTATTCAGGTGAACTTAAATTGTTTAATGGAATAACAAATGATTTATTAAATACAATAGAATTAGTAATCGAACCAGTTGAAGGTGATAGTACAGGGGAAAATTACAGAGTTGTGGGAGCAATTGAAGCTCCGAACGATTCTTTAAGAGTAGAGGTATTAGCCGATCTTGCAGGTGAAGAGTATGAAGGTGAAACCACATTCACTCTAGGTGAAGGAATGGAAAGTACAATTTATGTTGAGATGGTTAGTACTACTGTAGAAAATACAATTGAATGCTATATATTAAGTCCTCAAACAGGTTCAAGTTATATAGTTGGTGAAGGTGTCTACATTGAATCTGAAGTTTTTGATAGAGATAGTACATCATCAATAATAAGTGTTGAATATTACATCAATGACCAATCTATAGGTATTACTTCAGAAGCTCCATATAATTATTTTTGGAATACAGAACCTTATGTTGTTGGTAGTTATGAGTTAAAACTTATTGCTAAAAATAGTAAAGATCAGGAAAAAAGTGCTTCTGTAAATGTTTCACTTACTACAGCATCTAATAATCCTCCAGTTTGTAATATTGAATCCCCAGCTGATAGCACTGCTTTCACAATTGGCGAATCAGTGATGATCTACTGTACAGCATCAGATAGCGATGGTAGTATCTCAAATTTAGTATTTTATGCAGATGGAGCAGTCGTAGATACAGTTTATGCAGAGCCTTATCAAGTTTACTGGAATACAACTGGTCAAATTGCTGGAAACAAGGAGATTAGGGTAGTGGCAAAGGACGATCAGGGAGCAACATCGGAAGGTACTGTGACTGTAATACTTACTCAGGCTACTAACATTCCTCCGACAGTGGCAATTGAATCACCAGGAGAAGGAGAATCTTTTACAATTGGTGAATCAATAATGATTTACAGTGTAGCTTCAGATAGCGATGGAAGCATTGCGAACTTAGTCGTTTATGCAGATGGAGCAGTAGTAGATACAGTTTATGCAGAGCCTTATCAAGTTTACTGGAATACAACTGGACAAACATCAGGAAGTAAAGAGATAAGAGTCGTAGCTGAAGATAATCTAGGAGCTACATCGGAAGATATTGTGAATATCGAACTACAAAATCTTATTGATAATGGAATCTTCTATGGTGATTTTGGTCTTACAGCTTTGACTTATACAGAATTATCAGACTGGGATCAAATAGTACAAAATGTTTTTGGATCCGAGTATAGAGTAGCAGACTGGAATGATTTGAAAAATTATTACAGTGCTGGAAATGACCTTTTGGAATTATACAATAATTTAGGTTTGATTGAGTATGATACCAGGGCATACCTTGAACTAAATGGTGTCCCAAATTTTAATGATTCTAGATATTATATCGCCTCTAGGCATGAACACAATCCTCCAGGAGATTATTTAGCTCATGATAATATTGATGATTATCTTATAAGTTTAGGTTCCTGGATGGGAAATAATCAAATTTTAGCAATAAAAATCGATAACAATATACCAGGAATGATTTTCGTTGAAGGCGGAACTTTCCAGATGGGTGACCATTTTGGTGAAGGTTTAGCAAGTGAACTTCCTGTTCATGATGTAACTTTATCAGATTTTTATATTGGAAAATATGAGGTTACACAAGAGGAATGGCAAACAGTAATGACTGGTAATACCAATGGAATATCTACTACTCCTTCAAATTTTCTAGGTTTAAATTTACCTGTCGAACAAGTAAGTTGGTACGATGTAATCGTCTTTTGTAATAGAAGAAGTATTCAGGAAGGATTGATGCCTTGTTACACTATTTTAGGAGAATACAATCCTGATCTTTGGGGTGCAGTTCCAACAAGTACAGATTCCACTTGGAATGGGATAGTCTGTAATATTTTTGCTGAGGGTTATAGACTTCCAACTGAAGCCGAATGGGAATATGCTGCAAGAGGCGGTATACATCATATAGATGATTTAAGATATGCAGGATGTCACGAGGGATCGGAATTGGCAAATTATGCTTGGTATGGTTCTAATAGTGGTTCTCAAACTCATGATGTAGGAACTAAACTGCCAAACCAACTTGGAATTTATGATATGAGTGGGAATGTTTGGGAATGCTGCTGGGATTGGTATGGTGGAAATTACTACAGTAGTAGTCCAAATAACAATCCATTAGGACCAGATATTGGCACAGATCGTGTTGTACGTGGTGGTAGCTGGTTCAACGATGCTAGTCGAAGTCGAGTTGCGGCTCGTGACGACGACACTCCAGACTACAAGTACAGCAATAGCGGCTTTCGTCTAGCAAAAGCTAGCAATTAGATTTTAGTATAGGTCGAGTTGCTTACAGTGACTCGATCTAGTTTTTCTTATCAGACTGCTTAAAATGTTGAACTTCCTTTGAAGATTCCTTAACCAGAACATGTCATATCCCTAATCATTACATCCTCAGTATCAAGATTTCACACATTCATTAGAAATGGCAGCTTTATTTGACACAGGCTGTCGTTGCCTAAATCTTTTGAAGGTTTACATATCACTAAACCGTAAACACTCAAATATATAAAAACAAAATTGGTTGCATATACATGAATTATTAATTAAAATGCAACCTGAAAAAAATATGGATTAATCATGAGTGTTTTCAAAAGAACAAACAGTATCCTTTCTAAAAGATGGTACTATCTGGTGGGAGGATTTATTTCTCTGCTAATAGTAGATTTTATGCAGCTTCTAGTTCCAAAAATCGTTCAGTATGTAATAGATGATCTTTCATCCTCTTCATTAACTGATGATAAACTTTTTAAGTATCTGATCTATCTTCTCATTATCACTGGGGTTATTGCTGTTTTTAGATTTTTCTGGAGATTTTTCATTATAGGCAATGCACTGGTAATTGAGAAACACCTTCGGGAAATGATCTATGATAAACTTCTAATACTCCACAAAAAGTTTTTCAATAACAATAAAACTGGCGATTTAATGGCACATGCCAATAATGACGTTTCAGCAGTAAGAATGGTCTATGGGTTTGGTTTTATCGCTTTTTTTGATGCTTTAATTCTTACTATCACTGCAATCGTCTTTATGGTTGATATTGATTTTAAACTAACAGTACTTGCTTTTATACCTCTACCAATAATTTCAATATTTATTGCTTATTTTGGAAAGGTTACCCACAAAAGATTTAAGGATTCTCAAGATAGTTTTTCTGATCTTTCTGGAGTGGCTCAGGAGAGTTTTGCAGGGATTAGAGTTATTAAAGGATACAGTCTTGAAGAATACGACTATAATAAGTTCAAAAAACAAAGCATGGATCTTCTGATAAAAAATGTATCACTTGCTAAGGTTTGGGGTTTGTTTCACCCATTTATGTCTATGATTATTGGCTTATCATCAGCAATAATTATCTACGTCGGTGGTAGAGGAGCGATTTTAAATCAATTAACAATCGGAGAATTTGTCGCTCTCAATACTTACATTGGTCTGCTTTCCTGGCCGATGATGGCTATTGGATTTATCATAAATATTTATCAAAGAGGTAAGGCATCCATGGAGAGAATCAACAGAATTCTGGATACTGAGCCTGAGATAAAAAATGAAGATCATTGTATAGAAATCGCTCCTGAACCGGCACATGTCGAGTTTAAAAATGTATGTTTTACTCATGAAGGGGCAAATTCCAAAGTATTAAACGATATGTCATTTAAAGCTGAAAAAGGTCAAAAAATTGCGATTATTGGAAGAACTGGATCCGGAAAGTCTACGATTATCAATTTACTCACCAGAATGTATGACAGAGACAGTGGTTCTATCACGATCAATGGTCACGATGTAAGATCTATGAAATTAGACAATTTAAGAGATTTTATTTCACTAGTTCCTCAGGAGACTTTTTTATTCAGTGAATCGATAAAAGAAAATATAAATTATTCCGGTAAAACTGATAAAATTGAAGAAATTGAGAATATAAGCAAAACTGCTGGAATTTATGATAATATTATGGATTTTAAAGATAAGTTTGAAACTGAACTGGGAGAAAAAGGTGTAAATCTTTCAGGTGGTCAAAAACAGAGAGTTTCAATTGCAAGAGCTTTGTTGAAAGATTCCCCAATTATTATTCTTGATGATTCACTTTCAGCCGTTGATACTCACACAGAAAGGTTAATCTGGTCAAATTTAAAACCTGTACTTTCGGAAAAAACTGTGATAATTATTACTCACAGAATATCAAGTATTACTGATTGTGATAGAATTTATGTGATTGATGATGGTAAAGTTGCTGAAATGGGTACTCATGAGCAATTGATAAAACATAATGGCATTTATAACGACATTTATGAAAAACAGCAGATTGAAGAAAAACTCAGTGAAAACGGAGGTGAAGAATGATGCACGGCGGAGGTGGTGGTCGTTCTATGAATATAGAGGGCGAATTGAAAAAAAAGGTTTTCGACGGAGCGATCTTCAAAAGACTTGGAAGTTATGCAAAACCTTACAAAGTCATGATTTTTTTTATCTCACTGGTAATTTTGGCAACTGTTGCAGTGGAAATCTCTCTTCCACTAATAAGTAAGCATATAATTGATAGTTTTATTAAAAATACAGGATTTGTTACTAAACTTGATTTAGACAATAATCCAGATAAATCAGTTCTAGTTGAGTTAGATAATAATTTATTCTACTGTAAAAGAGGGAATGAAAAGAAACTTTCACAATCAACAAAAGATTTGGTTGACAACGGTAGATTACCGGATGAGTATATTTTAATAGATAAAAATATTAGCGAGGATTTTACTAAAGATGAGTTACTTAACGGAATGAACTATTGTGCCGTTTCAGTTAAAACAATGGAAAAGAAAGACTCTGATTTTATTTCAAGAATCAGATACTCTGATTTGAGTAGTATTACATTCTTTTCATTAACTTTTGTAGTTTTAGTTATTGCTGGGTTTGGTTTTACATATCTTCAAATATATTTGACAGCCATTACGGGGCAAAAAGTTATGTATGATATTAGAATGAATCTGTTTAGTCATATGGAAAGAATGCCTGTAAAATTCTTCGAGTCAAACCCAACTGGCGTTCTTGTAACCAGAGTTACAAACGATATTAATAATTTAAGTGAATTTTTCTCGGACGTTCTTGTCAACCTGTTCAAAGACTTTTTTGTGGTACTGGGAATATTTGTAGTATTGTTTGTCACAGATACAAGGCTGGCTCTTGTAACTGTTTCGGCAATACCAATTATAGTTTTTGTATCTTATTTTTTTAAAAAACAGATGAGGGAAGTCTTTAGATGGACCAGAAAAGCCTTAGCCAGAGTTAATGCAATTCTATCTGAAACCATTACAGGGATGACAATTATCCAGATTTTTAATCAGGAAGAGAAAGAAAACAGAAAATTTAGGGAAGCAAATGATGACCTTTTTAAAGCTTCTTACAGACAAATGTTAATGAATTCGGTCTTTAGACCAACTTTTTCAGTTATAAGATTTGGAACAATTGCTCTAATAATCTATTTTTCTGCAGGTTATATCTCCAAAGAAACTCTTACCATAGGAGCATTAGTCGCTTTTCTTGCCTATATAGAAAAATTCTTTCAACCAATACAGGATTTATCAGAAAAAATTAATCTGATGCAATCTGCTATGGCTTCATCTGAGCGTATTTTTGATTTAATGGATATGGAAACAGAAGATTATGAGAGCCATTCAGAAGTAGAAGTTGCTGGTGGTGATATTGTTTTTGAGAATGTCTGGTTTGCCTATAAAGAGGGTGAGTGGATTTTAAAAGATTTTAGCCTAAAGATTAAGCGGGGTGAAAGCATAGCAATTGTTGGTGCTACCGGCGCTGGAAAGACTACAATTATAAATATTTTGAACAGGTTTTATCCTATCTCAAAAGGTGATATAAAAATTAATGGTATTAGTATCTATTCAATGTCCCTTGATAAACTTAGATCCTTAATTGGTATGGTTCAGCAAGATATTTTCATCTTTTCTGGCTCAATAAAAGAAAATATTCTACTTGGTATGAATATGCCAGAGAACAGATTAAAAGAGATTTCAACCTATTCAAATGCTTATCAGTTTATCTCTAAGCTAGAAGATGAGTTTGATACTCACATGAAGGAAAGTGGCACAAATATTTCTGTAGGAGAAAAACAGCTTGTGGCGTTTACCAGACTACTGGCAAATAATCCAGAAATTATGATATTGGATGAAGCAACTTCATCAGTAGATACAGAAACAGAACTTCTTATTCAAGACTCCATCGAAAGACTTCAAAAAGGAAGAACTTCCATTATTATTGCTCACAGATTATCTACAATCAGAAATTGTACAAAAATAATTGTTCTTCATAAAGGTAAAATAATGGAGATGGGAACTCACGAAGAACTTTTAAATCGAGAACAATTGTATTATAATTTATATAAATTGCAATACGAATAGGGGTTTGTATGCTAGATAAACTGGTTGAACTTAGACAAGAATTACATGCCTTCCCAGAAATATCTGGATCAGAAATGAAAACATCACTTAGAATTATGAAATTTTTTTCTCAATTGGAATATGATGACCTTGTAGAGTTTCCCAATTATGGTCTAGCCTATATATTTAATGGTAAATCAGAAGGCAAAACTATTATGTTTCGGGCTGATATGGATGCTGTAAGTGTTTACGAAACAAACGATTTTGACCATTGTTCTCGCAATGAAGGTTGCTCACATTCCTGTGGGCATGACGGACACATGACAATCTTAGCTGGTTTAGGCGAAGTAATTTCTAAAAATAGAGATTTTTCAGGTAAAGTCATTCTTTTGTTTCAACCTTCAGAAGAAAATGGACAGGGTGCAAGTGAATTGTTGAGATTTGGTAATTTTAGAGATTTAAAACCTGACTATATCTTTGGACTTCACAATGTTCCTGGGTATCCAAAAGGGGCAATTATCAGTAAAAAGGAAGTTTTTTCTAACTCGTCTACAGGTGCAACCATTTTTTTTGTAGGAAAAGATTCTCATGCCGCTGAACCAGAAAAGGGAATCAATCCAATTTATACTATGATGGATATAGTCAAAGTCATTAAAGGTTATTGTGAATCAGATAAAATCGAAAAAAATTCGAAAATTACTATGGTTGGAATAAATTCTGGTGGCTCAAATTTTGGTATTTCTCCTGGTAAGGGTGTTTTACATATGACACTTCGAGCCGAATCTGAACATAATATGAATCGTCTCAAAATGGCATTGAATGAAACTGTTGATTTTTTCTGTAAAAGAGATGGTGTTATATCAAAACTTGATTATTCAGAAACATTTCCTTCTATAGAAAACTCTGATGAATGCTTTAATATTATTAAATCAGCGAGTGATAATTTTATTGAAGTAGCAAGACCATTTAAGTGGTCTGAGGATTTTGGATGGTATACCAGATATTATAATTGTGGTTTTTTTGGCCTAGCCTCAGGAGAGGAGCAACCAGTTCTACATAGTTCAAATTTTGATTTTCCGGATGATATAATAGAAGTTGGAATAAAAACTTATCTTAAAATAATATCAAAAATTTCAGGTTTGGATGGGTTTAAAAAAGAGTTGATTTAATAATATTTATCATATACTCTTTTAGAAAATAATAGCGATAATCTTA
Above is a genomic segment from Candidatus Delongbacteria bacterium containing:
- a CDS encoding ABC transporter ATP-binding protein, yielding MSVFKRTNSILSKRWYYLVGGFISLLIVDFMQLLVPKIVQYVIDDLSSSSLTDDKLFKYLIYLLIITGVIAVFRFFWRFFIIGNALVIEKHLREMIYDKLLILHKKFFNNNKTGDLMAHANNDVSAVRMVYGFGFIAFFDALILTITAIVFMVDIDFKLTVLAFIPLPIISIFIAYFGKVTHKRFKDSQDSFSDLSGVAQESFAGIRVIKGYSLEEYDYNKFKKQSMDLLIKNVSLAKVWGLFHPFMSMIIGLSSAIIIYVGGRGAILNQLTIGEFVALNTYIGLLSWPMMAIGFIINIYQRGKASMERINRILDTEPEIKNEDHCIEIAPEPAHVEFKNVCFTHEGANSKVLNDMSFKAEKGQKIAIIGRTGSGKSTIINLLTRMYDRDSGSITINGHDVRSMKLDNLRDFISLVPQETFLFSESIKENINYSGKTDKIEEIENISKTAGIYDNIMDFKDKFETELGEKGVNLSGGQKQRVSIARALLKDSPIIILDDSLSAVDTHTERLIWSNLKPVLSEKTVIIITHRISSITDCDRIYVIDDGKVAEMGTHEQLIKHNGIYNDIYEKQQIEEKLSENGGEE
- a CDS encoding ABC transporter ATP-binding protein, with the protein product MMHGGGGGRSMNIEGELKKKVFDGAIFKRLGSYAKPYKVMIFFISLVILATVAVEISLPLISKHIIDSFIKNTGFVTKLDLDNNPDKSVLVELDNNLFYCKRGNEKKLSQSTKDLVDNGRLPDEYILIDKNISEDFTKDELLNGMNYCAVSVKTMEKKDSDFISRIRYSDLSSITFFSLTFVVLVIAGFGFTYLQIYLTAITGQKVMYDIRMNLFSHMERMPVKFFESNPTGVLVTRVTNDINNLSEFFSDVLVNLFKDFFVVLGIFVVLFVTDTRLALVTVSAIPIIVFVSYFFKKQMREVFRWTRKALARVNAILSETITGMTIIQIFNQEEKENRKFREANDDLFKASYRQMLMNSVFRPTFSVIRFGTIALIIYFSAGYISKETLTIGALVAFLAYIEKFFQPIQDLSEKINLMQSAMASSERIFDLMDMETEDYESHSEVEVAGGDIVFENVWFAYKEGEWILKDFSLKIKRGESIAIVGATGAGKTTIINILNRFYPISKGDIKINGISIYSMSLDKLRSLIGMVQQDIFIFSGSIKENILLGMNMPENRLKEISTYSNAYQFISKLEDEFDTHMKESGTNISVGEKQLVAFTRLLANNPEIMILDEATSSVDTETELLIQDSIERLQKGRTSIIIAHRLSTIRNCTKIIVLHKGKIMEMGTHEELLNREQLYYNLYKLQYE
- a CDS encoding amidohydrolase; this translates as MLDKLVELRQELHAFPEISGSEMKTSLRIMKFFSQLEYDDLVEFPNYGLAYIFNGKSEGKTIMFRADMDAVSVYETNDFDHCSRNEGCSHSCGHDGHMTILAGLGEVISKNRDFSGKVILLFQPSEENGQGASELLRFGNFRDLKPDYIFGLHNVPGYPKGAIISKKEVFSNSSTGATIFFVGKDSHAAEPEKGINPIYTMMDIVKVIKGYCESDKIEKNSKITMVGINSGGSNFGISPGKGVLHMTLRAESEHNMNRLKMALNETVDFFCKRDGVISKLDYSETFPSIENSDECFNIIKSASDNFIEVARPFKWSEDFGWYTRYYNCGFFGLASGEEQPVLHSSNFDFPDDIIEVGIKTYLKIISKISGLDGFKKELI